A region from the Mucilaginibacter sp. CSA2-8R genome encodes:
- a CDS encoding PmoA family protein — MLNRKLLGTLTLAAGIAANTFAQQMPVTVKRNDQQKKVEVMIGGKPFTTFLYPDTLEKPVLYPLIAADGAVVTRGFPLNPKPGDPTDHPHHIGLWFNFENLNGLDFWNNSYAIPADRKNQYGWIRTEKITEAKSGNTGILAYQANWTNQNKEVILTENTRFEFSGSQNKRVIDRITTLKAVKEALFTDAKDGMLGLRLAHELQMPTTKDEKFTDSKGIVTVVKGGTDKIPNGNYLTSEGKTGDAAWSTRGTWCKVFGKMGADSVSVAIIDHPQNPNYPTFWHARGYGLFAANPLGEKIFTNGKSAKNLKLQPGQSVTFKYRVVISNGTQTPDAKQLNTMAGSFAIQ, encoded by the coding sequence ATGCTCAATCGTAAACTTTTAGGCACCTTAACTTTGGCTGCAGGCATAGCTGCCAATACCTTTGCGCAGCAAATGCCGGTTACCGTAAAACGCAACGACCAGCAAAAAAAGGTGGAGGTGATGATAGGGGGTAAGCCATTCACCACTTTTTTATATCCCGACACACTCGAGAAGCCGGTGCTTTACCCGCTCATTGCGGCCGATGGCGCGGTAGTGACCCGTGGCTTTCCGCTTAACCCTAAGCCAGGCGACCCTACCGACCACCCGCATCATATTGGCTTATGGTTTAATTTTGAAAACCTGAACGGGCTGGATTTTTGGAATAACTCTTATGCCATACCTGCCGACCGGAAAAACCAGTACGGCTGGATACGGACGGAAAAAATTACTGAAGCTAAAAGCGGCAATACCGGAATCCTGGCCTACCAGGCTAATTGGACTAACCAGAACAAAGAGGTAATACTTACAGAAAACACCCGGTTTGAATTTAGCGGTAGCCAGAACAAGCGTGTTATTGACCGCATTACCACGCTGAAAGCCGTTAAGGAGGCTCTATTTACCGATGCTAAAGACGGTATGTTGGGTTTACGCCTGGCGCACGAGTTGCAAATGCCTACCACTAAAGACGAAAAGTTTACCGACAGCAAAGGCATTGTGACGGTGGTGAAAGGTGGTACCGATAAAATACCTAACGGCAATTACTTAACCAGCGAGGGCAAAACCGGCGATGCGGCCTGGAGCACCCGCGGTACATGGTGCAAGGTGTTCGGCAAAATGGGAGCCGATTCGGTAAGTGTTGCCATCATCGACCATCCACAAAATCCTAATTATCCTACCTTTTGGCATGCACGGGGTTATGGTTTATTTGCTGCCAATCCATTGGGCGAAAAGATTTTTACCAACGGTAAATCGGCCAAAAACCTGAAGCTGCAGCCAGGGCAGTCGGTTACGTTTAAATACAGGGTAGTCATTAGCAACGGCACACAAACGCCGGATGCGAAGCAACTGAATACTATGGCCGGTAGTTTTGCTATACAGTAA
- a CDS encoding Gfo/Idh/MocA family oxidoreductase, whose product MERRGFLKSSSLLAGGLLMSGQTFAADAGPLKVAVIGCGDRGKGIMYVMNDLPALFRVTAICDVLDFRLKAAQNISKTSTPKAYTDYRKVLDDKDVDAVIISVPLNMHYPIASAVIKSGRHLYLEKTMTYNANQAMDLVKLVAGRNKQVVQVGHQYRYSPLYYKVKEYINKGYLGKVTQVDCRWDRNGSWRRAVPEPGLERQINWRMYKEYSGGLVAELLSHQMDFINWAFDTHPTQFQAAGGIDLYKDGRETYDNVQVVVRYGEEGMVGNFGATCGNARDGYLFKIKGTKGTVSLLTDQGMFYAEKDLLKERGLVDGVTGATKITWDKEGGVPILPEPTKDGTWYALKDFYEKVMTNTLPDSNIYTGAKTAICVHLANQALYTTQPTYWKKEYSDIKA is encoded by the coding sequence ATGGAAAGAAGAGGATTTTTAAAAAGCAGCAGTTTACTTGCAGGCGGGTTGCTCATGAGCGGGCAAACTTTTGCAGCCGATGCCGGTCCGCTCAAAGTAGCCGTGATTGGCTGCGGCGACCGGGGCAAGGGCATTATGTATGTGATGAATGATTTGCCAGCCTTATTCAGAGTAACAGCCATTTGCGATGTGCTCGACTTCCGCTTAAAGGCCGCGCAAAACATCAGCAAGACATCTACACCAAAAGCGTATACCGATTACAGGAAGGTACTGGATGACAAGGACGTAGATGCCGTCATCATATCGGTACCTTTAAATATGCATTACCCCATCGCCTCGGCCGTTATTAAATCGGGGCGGCATTTGTACCTGGAAAAAACGATGACCTACAACGCCAACCAGGCAATGGATTTGGTAAAGCTCGTGGCCGGGCGCAACAAGCAAGTAGTGCAGGTGGGGCACCAATACCGTTACTCGCCGCTGTACTACAAAGTTAAAGAATACATCAATAAAGGTTACCTGGGCAAAGTTACCCAGGTGGATTGCCGCTGGGACCGCAATGGCAGCTGGCGCAGGGCAGTGCCCGAGCCGGGTTTAGAAAGGCAGATTAACTGGCGGATGTATAAAGAATATTCGGGCGGGCTTGTAGCAGAGCTGCTATCTCACCAGATGGATTTTATCAACTGGGCGTTTGATACGCATCCTACGCAGTTTCAGGCTGCAGGCGGGATAGATTTGTACAAAGACGGCCGCGAAACGTATGACAATGTGCAGGTGGTGGTGCGCTATGGCGAGGAGGGTATGGTGGGCAACTTTGGGGCTACCTGCGGTAACGCCCGTGATGGTTATCTGTTTAAAATCAAAGGCACCAAGGGCACTGTATCTTTGCTGACAGACCAGGGTATGTTTTATGCCGAAAAGGATTTGCTTAAAGAGCGAGGCCTGGTGGATGGGGTGACCGGTGCCACCAAAATAACCTGGGATAAAGAGGGCGGTGTACCTATCTTGCCCGAGCCTACCAAAGATGGTACCTGGTATGCCCTCAAAGATTTTTACGAGAAGGTAATGACCAATACCTTACCCGACTCCAACATTTACACCGGTGCCAAAACCGCCATTTGTGTGCATTTGGCCAACCAGGCTTTATACACTACCCAGCCCACTTACTGGAAAAAAGAGTATTCGGATATCAAAGCTTAA
- a CDS encoding FAD:protein FMN transferase, giving the protein MTLLAISTLTQRLIQFTGVWLLMFASVAFSVGNQPKRYELSGYAQGTTYQIVYYAQDSLVSLRQTDSLLHKLDLSVSLYEPSSLINRFNQSAGGLTVDEHFRVLVARSMQIYQDTQGLVDPTVKPLVDAWGFGVVKPSQDPTDAQIKALLQKVGMKHLSLNGNRLLKDRPGLQLDLNGIAQGYSVDLLAGLLESNHINNYLIELGGELRVKGSKPGGEPFAIGIEGVNEDAPDSGPIRKIIEPSNGAITTSGNYRKHHEAGGKQISHIINPLTGYPVQNELISVTVYAQDALTADGYDNGFMAMGLSKALSFLSGRKDIGAYMVYRDKNGAIRDTVTPAFKGYQK; this is encoded by the coding sequence ATGACGTTACTGGCTATATCAACACTTACTCAAAGGCTTATTCAATTCACCGGCGTCTGGCTGTTAATGTTTGCTTCAGTTGCTTTTAGTGTTGGTAACCAACCTAAACGCTATGAGCTGAGCGGCTATGCGCAGGGTACGACTTATCAAATAGTTTACTATGCGCAAGACAGCCTGGTCAGCTTAAGGCAAACGGATAGTTTACTGCACAAACTGGATTTATCGGTATCACTTTACGAGCCGTCATCTTTAATTAACCGGTTTAACCAGTCGGCCGGTGGATTGACGGTCGATGAGCATTTTAGGGTGCTGGTTGCCCGGTCGATGCAAATCTACCAAGATACCCAGGGCCTGGTCGATCCAACGGTTAAACCGCTGGTAGATGCCTGGGGCTTTGGTGTGGTTAAACCCAGTCAGGATCCTACTGATGCGCAAATCAAAGCTTTGCTGCAAAAGGTAGGCATGAAACACCTGTCGTTAAACGGCAATCGTTTGTTAAAAGACCGTCCCGGCCTGCAGTTAGACCTGAACGGCATTGCCCAGGGGTATTCAGTTGATTTGCTGGCCGGTTTACTGGAAAGTAACCATATCAATAATTATTTAATTGAGTTAGGCGGCGAGTTACGTGTTAAAGGTAGTAAGCCCGGCGGCGAACCTTTCGCTATTGGTATTGAGGGTGTTAATGAGGATGCTCCGGATTCGGGACCGATACGTAAAATCATCGAACCAAGCAATGGCGCCATTACTACTTCAGGCAATTACCGTAAACATCATGAGGCGGGTGGTAAGCAGATATCACATATCATCAACCCGCTCACAGGTTACCCGGTGCAAAATGAACTCATCAGCGTAACGGTGTATGCCCAAGATGCACTGACGGCCGATGGGTATGATAACGGCTTTATGGCCATGGGCTTAAGCAAAGCCTTAAGCTTTTTATCAGGCCGGAAAGATATCGGCGCTTACATGGTATATCGTGACAAGAACGGTGCTATCCGCGATACAGTTACCCCGGCTTTTAAAGGGTATCAAAAATAA
- a CDS encoding DUF1080 domain-containing protein: MNIKKLYKASVMTALLIAIGSLANAQNNTLTAKEKKEGWKLLFDGKTSKGWRSAKSESFPTGSPGWVVKDGTMTIQATNGAESQNAGDIVTVDEYGPFEMSFDFKLTRGANSGVKYFVTLQEKSGGSAIGLEYQVLDDDVHPDAKLGRDGNRTLASLYDLKTSDKKGAVRPIGEWNTGKIIVYPNNHVEHWLNGKKVLEYERKSPEYRDLVKMSKHKVWKDFGEADKGHILLQDHGNEVSYRNIKIKTLK; the protein is encoded by the coding sequence ATGAATATTAAAAAGCTTTATAAAGCATCGGTAATGACCGCGTTACTAATTGCCATAGGCAGTTTGGCCAACGCGCAGAATAATACGTTAACGGCTAAAGAGAAAAAAGAAGGCTGGAAGTTGCTATTCGACGGCAAAACCAGCAAAGGCTGGCGCAGCGCCAAATCCGAAAGCTTTCCGACCGGCTCTCCGGGCTGGGTGGTTAAAGACGGTACCATGACCATACAGGCTACTAATGGCGCCGAGTCGCAAAATGCAGGCGACATTGTTACCGTTGATGAGTACGGACCTTTTGAAATGTCGTTCGATTTTAAGCTGACCCGCGGGGCTAACAGCGGCGTAAAATACTTTGTAACGCTTCAGGAAAAATCGGGCGGATCGGCCATCGGCCTGGAGTACCAGGTACTGGACGACGATGTGCATCCCGACGCTAAACTGGGCCGTGATGGGAACCGTACGCTGGCCTCGCTTTATGATTTAAAAACATCAGACAAAAAAGGTGCAGTACGGCCGATAGGCGAGTGGAACACCGGCAAAATCATTGTTTACCCAAACAACCACGTAGAGCACTGGCTAAACGGGAAAAAGGTGCTGGAGTATGAGCGCAAATCACCGGAGTACCGCGATCTGGTTAAGATGAGCAAGCACAAAGTATGGAAAGATTTTGGTGAGGCTGATAAAGGCCACATCCTGCTGCAGGACCATGGCAACGAGGTAAGTTACCGGAATATAAAAATAAAAACATTGAAATAA
- a CDS encoding sugar phosphate isomerase/epimerase: MKKPTYKAKLQVAVAMVLSLLFTEANAQSKNLIFPEAPGIVSYTYRNNFAKDVPATLDIIKSNGITDIEFSNLFKQKSEDLRRMLDERGLKCSSYGVSYTDLVDKTDEVARDAKNLGADYVRIAGIPHTKGSFTLDNAKQAIADFNRVGQILKDKYGLMVIYHNHGFEFEPYEKGTLYDYMVKETNPQYVGLELDILWAFFPGQDPVKLLKSYGSRYKALHLKDLKAGVTGNNSGGTDQNNDVILGTGQINIAEVIRAAKAAGVKHYYIEDESSASIEQVPQSIKFLHTIKK, encoded by the coding sequence ATGAAAAAGCCTACATATAAAGCAAAGCTACAAGTTGCTGTAGCCATGGTTTTGAGTTTACTGTTTACTGAGGCAAACGCTCAAAGCAAAAATCTGATCTTCCCGGAAGCGCCGGGTATCGTATCTTATACTTATCGTAATAACTTTGCCAAAGATGTACCTGCAACGCTCGATATCATTAAAAGCAACGGCATTACCGATATCGAATTTTCGAATCTGTTTAAGCAAAAATCTGAAGATCTGCGCCGCATGCTCGACGAGCGTGGCCTGAAATGCTCGTCGTACGGGGTAAGCTACACCGATTTGGTCGACAAAACCGACGAGGTAGCCAGAGATGCTAAAAACCTGGGTGCCGATTATGTACGTATAGCAGGCATCCCGCACACTAAAGGCTCTTTTACGCTGGATAACGCCAAGCAGGCCATCGCCGATTTTAACCGCGTAGGCCAAATACTGAAAGATAAATACGGCTTGATGGTCATTTACCACAACCACGGTTTTGAGTTTGAGCCTTACGAAAAAGGAACGCTTTACGACTATATGGTTAAAGAAACCAACCCGCAGTATGTAGGCTTAGAGCTGGATATACTTTGGGCGTTCTTTCCCGGTCAGGACCCGGTTAAGCTTTTGAAATCTTATGGCAGCCGTTACAAGGCGCTGCACTTAAAAGATTTAAAGGCTGGCGTTACCGGTAATAACTCCGGCGGAACCGACCAAAACAACGATGTAATTTTAGGAACCGGTCAAATTAACATCGCTGAGGTAATACGCGCCGCCAAAGCAGCGGGGGTAAAGCACTATTACATTGAGGACGAAAGCAGCGCCTCGATTGAGCAGGTACCTCAAAGCATTAAGTTTTTACATACTATCAAGAAGTAA
- a CDS encoding AraC family transcriptional regulator, with the protein MTQTIFRHDLSPELAAFPHLLEIGLIKNSTITLNSFLKECSEGIGLRLVTEGKFDWLIDGKAYTVYPGDLVLLLPGQFIGGDNDILNIGSFYSIKIAVQDQCRVLLGKWSMLSHKEKVSVNQILTHNRQTPVVNLKDAQNLIHTLINELKNEDVGRQSMVNHLLDQLLIYACRQLVRQSNLRRDFPQTFFSLEQILRKDLAHQWTVEEMAVLTGMGTTVFTEKVKSFSGFSPINYLINIRISEAIKMLKRGEANVTTIAHATGFYSSQHFATTFKKLTGYTPSEYRKNNLFK; encoded by the coding sequence ATGACACAGACGATATTTCGGCATGACCTATCGCCTGAACTTGCTGCGTTTCCGCATTTGCTCGAAATAGGCCTGATTAAAAACAGTACCATCACGCTTAATTCTTTTTTAAAAGAATGTTCTGAAGGTATCGGTTTACGTTTAGTAACCGAGGGCAAGTTTGACTGGCTGATTGACGGAAAAGCTTATACGGTTTATCCTGGAGATTTGGTGCTGCTGTTGCCCGGTCAATTTATTGGCGGCGACAACGACATTCTAAACATCGGGTCGTTTTACTCAATTAAAATTGCCGTACAAGATCAATGCCGGGTGTTGTTAGGAAAGTGGAGCATGCTGAGTCATAAAGAAAAAGTATCGGTTAACCAAATCCTAACGCATAACAGGCAAACACCTGTGGTTAACTTAAAAGATGCTCAAAACCTGATACATACGCTAATAAATGAGCTTAAAAATGAGGATGTTGGCCGCCAAAGTATGGTTAACCACCTGCTCGATCAGCTTTTAATTTATGCCTGCAGGCAACTGGTGCGTCAAAGTAACCTCAGGCGAGATTTTCCGCAAACGTTTTTTAGCCTTGAGCAAATACTGCGAAAAGACCTTGCCCACCAGTGGACAGTGGAAGAAATGGCCGTGCTTACCGGTATGGGAACCACGGTGTTTACCGAAAAAGTGAAGTCGTTTTCGGGCTTTTCGCCCATCAACTATTTAATAAACATACGTATCTCCGAAGCCATTAAAATGCTTAAACGGGGCGAAGCCAACGTAACTACTATTGCACATGCTACCGGCTTTTATTCGTCGCAGCACTTTGCTACTACTTTTAAAAAACTAACTGGTTACACACCAAGCGAGTATCGTAAAAACAATCTGTTTAAGTAA
- a CDS encoding DUF5695 domain-containing protein has product MLFLIKKSFLAGLLASGFAAPVYAQSWQAIEKKPSTLHLEQGIHQYQTKLFKLKLVNSSQTMAALSPLADTSFNYAPGDRLQQRDKDSLYHFGDIRLRVRTGNAVWKSYSTAYRRQPVKALPVSAHVLAAADLSPTLPADLPLNVKRYWETENGNLVLRFLITNNSSSDVEIGALGIPLIFNNILEGKKLEEAHRENVFADPYIGADAGYLEVNRLHGKGASLLVLPYQNTPLEAYNPLNDDLTPRGIAFEGFHEWMVNSKAYAENEWKRAEQWNNPTSTILKPGAAKSFAIKFVLAPSIRTVEAELTRQKRPVAVGLPGYVLPMNETGRLIINYFKAVKSISVYPANVLTVTKTAKTAGGYQDYIVKGNTWGRARVSIVYDDNTLQTISYKVIKSQDDAINDLGNFLTTKQWFDEPNDYFKRSPSVINYDYQMKRQLTQERRAWFAGLSDEAGSGSWLAAMMKQLLAPNRQEIEKLKRFANETLWGHLQVDSGPQKYGVKKSLFYYEPKLVPPGTYNDSIRYTGWTAWPKKEAANLERSYNYPHVAAAHWIMYRLGRYHKMNDIDWKTSLEKAYHTTVAMVNIAPYYVQFGQMEGSVFLFILKDLQREGMTAMAADLESKMKMRAQHWRTLQYPFGSEMPWDSTGQEEVYMWTNYFGYNDKADVTLNAILAYVPAVPHWGYNGSARRYWDFLFGGKLARVERQLHHYGSALNAIPLLTAYRKNPADFYLLRTGYAGSMGALSNITQDGFGPAAFHSYPSTLAIDAYASDYGPGFYGYAVNSATYIVKHPDFGWTAFGGNLTQNGAWVKTDITAAGQSRVFLADKKLWLTTASGRIKQVDYNPQTGEVKLNITGDTYLNIETPVGKTAKLAPQYKKGTDGYYFIPSAVKTNNTITLMVSGK; this is encoded by the coding sequence ATGCTATTTCTTATAAAAAAATCATTTTTAGCCGGTCTTCTTGCTTCCGGATTTGCTGCCCCTGTTTACGCACAGTCGTGGCAAGCAATAGAAAAAAAACCATCAACCCTGCACCTGGAACAAGGCATACACCAGTATCAAACCAAATTGTTTAAGCTTAAGCTGGTTAATTCGTCGCAAACTATGGCTGCCCTGTCGCCACTTGCCGACACCAGCTTTAACTATGCGCCGGGCGACCGCTTGCAACAGCGAGACAAAGATAGTTTATACCATTTTGGCGATATCAGATTACGGGTAAGAACAGGCAATGCTGTCTGGAAAAGCTACTCAACGGCTTACCGCCGCCAGCCCGTAAAGGCACTACCCGTTAGTGCCCATGTTTTGGCAGCGGCCGATTTAAGCCCTACCCTGCCCGCCGACCTGCCGCTTAACGTAAAACGTTATTGGGAAACCGAAAACGGCAACCTGGTGCTGCGCTTTCTGATTACCAATAACTCATCATCAGATGTAGAAATAGGCGCGCTGGGTATACCGCTTATTTTCAACAATATTTTGGAAGGCAAGAAACTGGAGGAAGCCCACCGGGAAAACGTTTTTGCCGACCCGTATATTGGTGCTGATGCCGGTTACCTGGAGGTAAACCGCCTGCATGGTAAAGGTGCCAGCTTGTTGGTATTGCCTTATCAAAATACACCGCTGGAAGCTTATAACCCGCTTAATGATGATTTAACACCGCGGGGCATTGCCTTTGAGGGTTTCCATGAGTGGATGGTAAATTCTAAAGCATATGCAGAAAACGAGTGGAAAAGAGCAGAGCAATGGAACAACCCTACCTCTACCATCCTTAAACCGGGTGCTGCTAAAAGCTTTGCCATAAAATTTGTGCTTGCACCGTCTATCCGAACAGTAGAGGCCGAACTTACCCGCCAAAAACGCCCGGTTGCAGTGGGTTTGCCCGGCTATGTATTACCCATGAACGAAACCGGCAGGCTAATAATTAACTATTTCAAGGCGGTAAAAAGCATATCGGTTTATCCTGCAAATGTGTTAACCGTTACTAAAACAGCCAAAACCGCCGGCGGATACCAGGACTATATCGTTAAAGGTAACACCTGGGGAAGGGCGCGTGTAAGCATTGTTTATGATGACAATACGCTGCAAACCATTAGCTATAAAGTGATTAAATCGCAGGATGATGCCATTAACGATTTAGGAAACTTTTTGACTACCAAACAGTGGTTTGACGAACCTAACGATTACTTTAAACGGTCGCCGTCGGTAATTAATTACGACTACCAGATGAAAAGACAGCTTACCCAGGAGCGCAGAGCCTGGTTTGCGGGCCTGAGCGATGAGGCCGGGTCGGGCAGTTGGCTGGCTGCTATGATGAAACAGCTATTAGCGCCCAACCGACAGGAAATAGAAAAGCTTAAACGCTTTGCCAACGAAACGCTTTGGGGACACCTGCAGGTAGACTCTGGTCCGCAAAAATACGGCGTTAAAAAGAGCTTGTTTTACTACGAACCCAAACTGGTTCCGCCGGGAACGTATAATGACAGCATCCGGTATACGGGCTGGACGGCCTGGCCTAAAAAAGAAGCCGCTAACCTGGAACGTTCTTATAATTACCCCCATGTGGCAGCGGCTCATTGGATAATGTACCGCTTGGGCCGGTATCATAAAATGAATGACATCGACTGGAAAACCAGTTTAGAAAAAGCCTACCATACCACAGTAGCAATGGTGAATATTGCGCCTTACTATGTGCAGTTTGGCCAGATGGAAGGTTCTGTATTTTTGTTTATTTTGAAAGATTTGCAGCGCGAAGGCATGACCGCCATGGCGGCCGACCTGGAAAGCAAAATGAAAATGCGGGCGCAGCACTGGCGCACCTTGCAATATCCGTTTGGCAGCGAAATGCCCTGGGATTCGACCGGGCAGGAAGAGGTTTACATGTGGACCAACTATTTTGGCTACAACGATAAGGCGGATGTAACCCTGAACGCCATTTTAGCTTACGTGCCTGCCGTGCCACATTGGGGCTATAATGGTAGCGCCCGCCGCTACTGGGACTTTTTGTTTGGCGGCAAACTGGCCCGCGTAGAGCGGCAGTTGCACCACTACGGTTCGGCGCTTAACGCCATCCCACTATTAACAGCCTACCGCAAAAATCCGGCTGATTTTTACCTGTTGCGTACCGGTTATGCCGGCTCAATGGGTGCATTATCAAACATTACCCAAGATGGTTTTGGCCCGGCGGCATTTCACTCCTATCCATCAACATTGGCGATTGATGCTTATGCAAGCGATTATGGTCCGGGCTTTTATGGTTATGCGGTAAACTCGGCCACTTATATTGTTAAACATCCTGATTTTGGCTGGACCGCTTTTGGCGGCAACCTCACCCAAAACGGTGCCTGGGTAAAAACCGACATCACCGCAGCAGGCCAAAGCCGGGTATTTTTAGCCGATAAAAAGCTATGGCTAACTACTGCGTCGGGTCGTATTAAGCAAGTAGACTACAACCCGCAAACCGGTGAAGTGAAACTGAACATAACCGGCGACACCTATTTAAATATTGAAACCCCTGTAGGTAAAACCGCGAAGCTTGCGCCACAGTATAAAAAAGGCACGGATGGTTACTACTTTATCCCGTCAGCGGTTAAAACGAACAACACCATCACCTTGATGGTCAGCGGCAAGTAA
- a CDS encoding Gfo/Idh/MocA family oxidoreductase, with product MENSRRKFIKQASMAGAGVMLAKTSWSAKSYKRIIGANDRVRVGVIGFSDRHRSSHMPCFMNHYKELNFEIVGVSDIWKKRREEGAAMWKDKMQHDVKAFRNNEEMYGSKMVDAVFISTADFQHALHTIEAVKAGCDAYVEKPFAETMADNKAALKAVKESNKIVQIGSQRRSGANYHAANDFIKSGKFGPITMVELTWNVNQPGRWRRPELLPILKEEDTDWKRFLMNRPYEKFDPRIYLEYRLFWPYSSGLPGQWMSHQIDTVHWFTGLKHPRSVVANGGIYQWKDGRRNWDTILAAFDYGPLDDMSQGFQVSFGSRMHNGDEHPAEIYYSNGGELNLITNKISPKGGLTERMAAAMGMKANLLPEISLENADPVVASANTGGDRLTSNHVRNWMECVRSRKQPHAPIEAGYSHSIANIMTTAAAHTGYKATFDEKAQEVVVNGKVFKY from the coding sequence ATGGAGAATTCACGCCGCAAATTCATCAAGCAGGCATCTATGGCCGGTGCCGGGGTAATGCTTGCCAAAACCAGCTGGAGCGCCAAGAGTTATAAGCGCATTATTGGCGCTAACGACCGTGTGCGGGTTGGTGTGATTGGCTTTTCAGACAGGCACCGCAGTTCGCACATGCCGTGCTTTATGAACCATTACAAAGAGCTGAATTTTGAGATCGTGGGCGTATCCGACATCTGGAAAAAACGGCGGGAAGAGGGTGCGGCCATGTGGAAAGATAAAATGCAGCATGATGTAAAAGCTTTCCGCAACAACGAAGAAATGTATGGCAGTAAAATGGTGGATGCCGTGTTTATCAGCACGGCCGATTTTCAGCATGCCCTGCATACCATCGAGGCGGTAAAGGCCGGTTGCGATGCGTACGTAGAAAAACCTTTTGCCGAAACCATGGCCGACAACAAGGCCGCCCTTAAAGCTGTTAAAGAATCCAATAAAATCGTGCAAATTGGTTCGCAGCGCCGTAGCGGTGCCAATTACCATGCGGCTAACGATTTTATAAAATCGGGTAAATTCGGGCCGATTACCATGGTAGAGCTTACCTGGAATGTAAACCAACCTGGCCGCTGGCGTCGCCCCGAACTGCTCCCGATACTGAAAGAAGAAGACACCGACTGGAAGCGCTTTTTAATGAACCGCCCTTACGAAAAGTTCGACCCGCGCATCTATCTTGAGTATCGTTTGTTCTGGCCATACTCGTCGGGGTTGCCGGGTCAGTGGATGAGCCACCAGATAGATACCGTGCATTGGTTTACCGGGTTAAAGCACCCGCGCAGCGTAGTAGCCAACGGCGGCATTTACCAGTGGAAAGACGGCCGGCGCAACTGGGATACTATTCTGGCCGCCTTTGATTACGGCCCGTTAGATGATATGTCGCAGGGTTTCCAGGTTTCGTTTGGTTCGCGTATGCATAACGGCGATGAGCATCCGGCCGAGATATATTATTCTAACGGTGGCGAGCTGAACCTCATTACGAACAAAATATCACCTAAGGGTGGTTTAACCGAACGAATGGCTGCGGCGATGGGCATGAAAGCCAATTTGCTGCCCGAGATTAGCTTAGAGAACGCAGACCCGGTGGTGGCCTCGGCCAATACGGGTGGCGATAGGCTAACCTCCAACCACGTGCGCAACTGGATGGAGTGTGTACGCAGCCGTAAACAACCCCATGCACCTATCGAGGCGGGTTACAGCCACAGCATAGCCAACATCATGACCACGGCTGCCGCCCATACCGGCTACAAGGCCACATTTGATGAAAAGGCGCAGGAAGTGGTGGTCAATGGTAAAGTTTTTAAATATTAA